The Dehalogenimonas lykanthroporepellens BL-DC-9 genome includes a window with the following:
- a CDS encoding regulatory protein, FmdB family (KEGG: hau:Haur_4161 FmdB family regulatory protein~TIGRFAM: regulatory protein, FmdB family~PFAM: Putative regulatory protein FmdB) translates to MPVYEYKCNQCQSRFELLRRLSDKSDIKCNRCGSTDVERIISNFACGGSSYGVSGCSPSSFS, encoded by the coding sequence ATGCCAGTTTACGAATATAAGTGTAATCAATGCCAGTCCAGATTCGAATTACTCAGGCGGTTATCCGATAAGTCGGATATTAAGTGTAATCGGTGCGGCTCTACAGATGTAGAGAGAATAATTTCCAATTTTGCCTGCGGCGGCAGTTCTTATGGGGTTTCCGGATGTTCCCCGAGTTCATTCTCCTGA
- a CDS encoding SufBD protein (PFAM: SufBD protein~KEGG: dev:DhcVS_720 ABC-type transport system involved in Fe-S cluster assembly, permease component), whose product MSDLQEIDESELKGRARAAEKKKASVGKDIDLTLFQVPEKSDSGYLENPESIEEADKARMLESGVMIDDRSGRSGTFVQMDNTPVHFGAVQEGIEVMSVSQAWQTYDWLKDYWWKAVAVDADKYTAHVELNMADGYFIRALPGVRTEYPVQACLYLQHDWSVQDVHNIIIAEEGSELHIITGCSVAHGQEMGLHLGVSEFYIKKGAKVSFSMIHNWSEETEVRPRTGAVIEEDGLFLSNYVIMKPVRSIQSSPIARCIGKNATVRFNTVMVATPGSHMDLGSRAFLDAPGSRTEMIARAITAGGEIISRGYMEGNAADIKGHLECRGLILKDDGSIHAIPELKATVPNVDLSHEAAVGKIAEEEVEYMMARGLTRDKATAAIIRGFLKVDIEGLPEALNMELQKAIQASESDAL is encoded by the coding sequence ATGTCAGACCTGCAAGAGATAGATGAATCAGAGTTGAAAGGACGAGCCAGAGCCGCCGAGAAAAAAAAGGCGTCTGTGGGAAAAGACATCGATTTGACACTTTTCCAGGTACCAGAAAAATCTGATTCAGGCTATCTGGAAAATCCGGAGTCTATTGAGGAAGCCGACAAGGCCAGAATGCTGGAATCCGGTGTCATGATCGATGACCGTAGCGGTCGGTCAGGTACATTCGTGCAAATGGACAACACACCGGTCCATTTCGGGGCTGTTCAGGAAGGTATCGAAGTGATGAGCGTTAGTCAGGCCTGGCAAACTTATGACTGGCTGAAGGACTATTGGTGGAAAGCTGTCGCTGTCGATGCCGATAAGTACACGGCTCATGTTGAATTAAACATGGCAGACGGTTATTTTATCCGGGCCCTGCCCGGGGTGCGAACAGAATATCCGGTCCAGGCATGCCTGTACCTGCAACATGATTGGTCGGTTCAGGATGTGCACAATATTATCATTGCCGAAGAAGGCTCAGAATTGCATATCATCACCGGTTGTTCGGTGGCGCATGGTCAGGAGATGGGATTACATCTGGGAGTATCTGAATTCTATATCAAAAAAGGGGCCAAAGTTTCTTTCAGTATGATCCACAACTGGAGTGAGGAAACCGAAGTCAGGCCCCGAACCGGGGCTGTCATTGAAGAAGACGGCTTGTTCCTTTCCAATTATGTCATCATGAAACCGGTTCGTTCAATTCAATCCTCACCGATTGCCCGGTGCATCGGAAAAAACGCGACAGTCAGATTCAATACTGTTATGGTAGCCACTCCGGGTTCGCACATGGATCTCGGCTCAAGAGCCTTTCTGGACGCTCCTGGTTCCAGAACGGAGATGATCGCACGCGCCATTACTGCCGGGGGCGAAATAATCTCTCGAGGCTATATGGAGGGGAATGCCGCCGATATCAAAGGGCATTTGGAATGCAGAGGGTTGATTTTGAAAGATGACGGCAGTATTCATGCCATTCCAGAATTGAAAGCTACTGTTCCTAATGTTGATCTGTCACATGAAGCGGCGGTAGGCAAGATCGCCGAAGAAGAGGTCGAATACATGATGGCGCGCGGTTTAACCAGAGATAAAGCCACTGCGGCGATTATTAGAGGATTTTTAAAAGTGGATATCGAAGGTTTGCCGGAAGCACTCAATATGGAGCTTCAAAAAGCAATTCAAGCATCAGAAAGCGATGCTTTGTAA
- a CDS encoding ABC transporter related protein (KEGG: deg:DehalGT_0696 ABC transporter related protein~PFAM: ABC transporter related~SMART: AAA ATPase) has product MSGETLLQISGLKVEVDGKEILHGIDLEINAGETHVIYGPNGSGKTTLLMTIMGFPRYKITGGTILFEGQDVTNATLDERARAGIGLSFQRPPIVRGVKTREMVEACFQEQNQEELLLELAEKANMTEFLDRDINHGFSGGETKRSELLQLLAQSPDLVLLDEPESGVDLENIALIGELINELLGKTHPMRNRTRSGLIISHTGHILNYVNARTGYVMYRGNIICEGDPHEILETVKEKGYGECASCQTCKR; this is encoded by the coding sequence TTGTCTGGTGAAACATTATTACAGATTTCGGGTCTGAAGGTCGAAGTAGATGGCAAGGAAATTCTCCACGGAATCGACCTCGAAATTAATGCAGGTGAGACACATGTAATTTATGGTCCGAATGGAAGTGGAAAAACCACCCTGCTGATGACGATTATGGGTTTTCCGCGTTACAAGATTACCGGCGGCACGATACTTTTTGAAGGCCAGGACGTGACCAATGCGACGCTTGATGAAAGAGCCCGCGCAGGAATCGGATTGTCTTTCCAGCGTCCCCCTATTGTCAGAGGTGTTAAGACTCGCGAGATGGTCGAAGCCTGCTTTCAGGAACAAAACCAGGAAGAGCTGTTGCTTGAACTGGCTGAAAAAGCGAATATGACCGAATTCCTGGATAGAGATATCAACCATGGATTTTCGGGCGGGGAAACCAAGCGCTCCGAACTTCTGCAGTTGCTGGCTCAGAGCCCCGATCTGGTACTGCTGGATGAACCAGAATCTGGTGTAGACCTGGAAAACATTGCGTTGATCGGAGAGTTGATCAATGAGTTGCTGGGTAAAACTCACCCGATGCGCAATCGGACACGCAGTGGTTTGATAATTTCTCATACCGGGCACATTCTGAATTATGTTAACGCCCGGACCGGTTATGTTATGTATCGCGGTAATATTATCTGTGAGGGTGACCCTCACGAAATCCTGGAAACAGTCAAAGAAAAAGGTTACGGAGAGTGCGCTTCATGTCAGACCTGCAAGAGATAG
- a CDS encoding aspartyl-tRNA synthetase (KEGG: det:DET0708 aspartyl-tRNA synthetase~TIGRFAM: aspartyl-tRNA synthetase~PFAM: tRNA synthetase class II (D K and N); nucleic acid binding OB-fold tRNA/helicase-type; GAD domain protein), whose amino-acid sequence MIKSHQCGELTANHIDKYVTLAGWVHRRRDHGNLIFIDLRDSSGIVQVVFNPEKAEQAHHLAETLRNEYVIKLAGAVSRRPEGTENARMITGLVEVMADSLEILNPSRTPPFYINEDADIDESLRLKYRYLDLRRSRMAANLRLRHQIINHMRQYLDARGFLEVETPVLLKSTPEGARDYLVPSRVYPGKFYSLAQSPQQLKQLLMVAGVEKYYQIARCFRDEDLRADRQPEFTQLDLEMSFVDEEDMMELLEGLFTSLVQTVTPEKKLIQPFPRLDFADITERFGSDKPDIRFGMELTEITDIVRDSSFGVFSGTAAKGGVIKAINAPGCGGYNKKQLEELIDKSKQAGAAGLVPISLGAEPGDIEALTFEQVKSVAAKYLTFEQISEIARRLSAKPGDLLLVVADRREVVNHVLGVLRAELGSRLDLADPNELVFAFVTGFPLFTWDEEEKRWQATHHPFTSPRETDLPLLESDPGSVHGRHYDLILNGYEIAGGSIRIHRPGLQRRVFEILGHSEERIQSLFGQLLDAFEYGAPPHGGVAPGIDRVVAILAGEPTIREVIAFPKNQAGIDPMFGSPSEVSRSQLDQVHISLNTKE is encoded by the coding sequence TTGATAAAAAGTCATCAGTGTGGTGAACTCACCGCGAATCATATCGATAAGTATGTAACACTGGCTGGCTGGGTGCATCGACGTCGAGACCATGGCAATCTGATCTTCATAGATCTCAGAGATAGTTCTGGAATAGTACAGGTAGTTTTTAATCCGGAAAAGGCAGAACAGGCCCACCATCTGGCTGAAACTCTCAGAAACGAGTATGTCATCAAGCTCGCTGGTGCCGTGTCCCGACGCCCTGAAGGGACGGAAAATGCTCGCATGATAACCGGTCTTGTCGAAGTCATGGCTGATTCGCTGGAGATATTAAATCCTTCCCGGACTCCTCCTTTCTACATTAATGAAGACGCTGACATCGACGAATCTCTCCGTTTGAAATATCGATATCTGGATTTGAGGCGTAGTCGAATGGCCGCTAATTTGCGTTTGCGTCATCAGATCATCAACCATATGCGGCAATATCTTGATGCCCGTGGTTTCCTTGAAGTAGAAACGCCGGTTCTTCTCAAGAGTACCCCAGAAGGTGCCAGAGATTACCTGGTTCCCAGCCGGGTCTATCCCGGCAAATTTTATTCGCTAGCACAATCACCCCAGCAGTTGAAACAGCTGTTGATGGTCGCCGGTGTGGAAAAATACTATCAAATTGCCCGCTGTTTTCGTGATGAAGACCTTCGCGCTGATCGTCAGCCTGAATTCACTCAGCTGGATCTGGAGATGAGCTTTGTCGATGAAGAGGATATGATGGAACTCCTCGAGGGGCTCTTTACCAGCCTGGTTCAGACAGTTACACCTGAAAAGAAATTGATTCAACCCTTTCCAAGACTCGATTTTGCCGATATCACGGAGCGTTTCGGTAGTGACAAACCGGATATTCGCTTTGGAATGGAACTGACCGAAATAACCGATATTGTTCGAGATTCTTCCTTCGGTGTATTTTCGGGTACAGCCGCTAAGGGCGGGGTGATTAAAGCCATAAATGCTCCCGGTTGCGGTGGATATAATAAAAAACAGCTTGAAGAGCTGATTGACAAGTCTAAACAAGCCGGGGCCGCCGGACTTGTCCCGATATCACTTGGTGCGGAACCGGGGGATATTGAGGCGCTGACTTTCGAACAGGTAAAGTCTGTCGCCGCCAAATACTTAACCTTTGAACAGATATCAGAGATAGCTCGACGCCTTTCAGCCAAACCGGGGGATTTACTCCTGGTAGTCGCTGACAGACGAGAAGTGGTTAATCATGTACTCGGAGTACTGCGGGCCGAACTGGGTTCCAGACTTGATCTGGCTGATCCCAACGAACTGGTTTTTGCTTTCGTTACGGGATTCCCGTTGTTCACCTGGGATGAAGAAGAAAAGCGTTGGCAGGCAACACACCATCCTTTTACTTCACCCCGTGAAACTGATCTGCCCTTGTTGGAATCCGACCCAGGCAGTGTACACGGTCGCCATTATGACCTTATTCTCAATGGTTATGAAATAGCTGGCGGCAGTATCCGTATCCATAGGCCGGGACTTCAGCGACGCGTGTTTGAAATACTTGGCCATTCTGAGGAACGCATTCAATCATTATTTGGCCAGTTGCTGGACGCTTTCGAATATGGAGCCCCCCCCCATGGCGGTGTCGCTCCCGGGATAGATCGGGTGGTGGCTATTCTGGCAGGTGAACCCACTATTCGCGAAGTTATCGCCTTTCCAAAAAACCAGGCTGGTATCGATCCAATGTTCGGTTCTCCTTCAGAAGTCTCCCGGTCTCAATTGGACCAGGTTCATATTTCGTTAAACACTAAAGAGTAG
- a CDS encoding trigger factor (KEGG: deg:DehalGT_0606 trigger factor~TIGRFAM: trigger factor~PFAM: trigger factor domain; peptidylprolyl isomerase FKBP-type; trigger factor domain protein) has product MKVTEKKIEACQAWLTVELDSTDMQQALENAYQRLVKKTEVPGFRKGKTPRPILERYLGKERFIEESFDEVLPQKCAQAVKEQELTSFGTPSVEIIQNEPVVFKARVPLPPKVTLGDYKAIRLSPEPVEIKADIIDGMIKQLRHEKATWEPVDRPVQDGDLVVMDMESSIDDVPFVNQKGIQLGINLESGYPAPGFSEAIIGLKPGDAKEFKLRYPDDFAKPELAGKEPEFKVELLEVKEENLPPEDDDFVRSLEVNIETFVELKERITDNYRKQLESRNEEKYESQLVDELVKISTAEFPPNLVDMEYERLVNQQLDQWQQQVGSEAEYRELLGRVNPEELAKNLRPQAEERVKRSLILGQLSAEEKIEVTDEDLDIEINTILENIPEANREEQRAAMDNPEARDEIMQIILTRKTMNRFKEIAGAPAPAEKTTGEADDSAPKAKKAGTTARRKPPGAKGTPKKATETKQTEEVKES; this is encoded by the coding sequence ATGAAAGTCACCGAAAAGAAGATTGAAGCTTGTCAGGCATGGCTTACCGTTGAATTGGATAGCACCGATATGCAACAAGCGCTGGAAAACGCCTATCAAAGGCTGGTAAAGAAGACGGAGGTTCCCGGATTCCGAAAAGGGAAAACGCCTCGCCCCATCTTGGAGCGATACCTAGGTAAAGAAAGATTCATCGAAGAGTCATTTGATGAGGTACTGCCACAAAAATGCGCTCAAGCCGTAAAAGAACAGGAATTGACCAGCTTCGGTACCCCGAGTGTCGAAATTATTCAGAATGAACCGGTTGTTTTCAAAGCCAGAGTTCCGTTGCCGCCTAAAGTAACTCTCGGTGACTATAAAGCCATCCGTCTGTCACCTGAACCTGTAGAAATCAAAGCCGATATAATAGACGGCATGATCAAACAGTTGCGACATGAGAAGGCGACATGGGAACCGGTTGACCGACCTGTTCAGGATGGTGACCTGGTGGTCATGGATATGGAAAGTTCCATTGACGATGTACCATTCGTCAATCAAAAAGGAATTCAACTAGGTATTAATCTTGAATCCGGGTATCCAGCACCGGGTTTTTCAGAAGCTATCATCGGACTCAAGCCCGGTGATGCAAAGGAATTCAAACTACGTTACCCGGACGATTTCGCTAAACCTGAGTTAGCCGGCAAAGAACCGGAATTCAAAGTCGAGTTGTTGGAAGTAAAAGAGGAGAACCTGCCTCCTGAAGATGACGATTTTGTCAGGTCACTCGAAGTAAATATAGAAACCTTCGTCGAGTTGAAGGAGCGGATTACCGACAATTACCGCAAGCAGTTGGAGAGCCGTAACGAAGAAAAATATGAATCTCAACTGGTCGATGAATTAGTGAAGATAAGCACCGCCGAGTTTCCACCCAACCTGGTTGACATGGAATATGAAAGGCTGGTCAATCAACAACTTGACCAATGGCAACAACAAGTAGGTTCAGAGGCTGAGTATCGGGAATTGTTGGGCAGGGTCAACCCTGAGGAACTGGCTAAGAATCTGCGGCCTCAAGCCGAAGAGAGGGTTAAGCGTTCCTTGATTCTCGGCCAGTTATCCGCCGAAGAGAAAATAGAAGTTACAGACGAAGACCTTGATATCGAAATAAATACGATACTTGAAAATATTCCGGAGGCTAATCGGGAAGAACAACGAGCCGCCATGGACAACCCTGAAGCCCGGGATGAAATCATGCAGATTATACTCACTCGAAAAACAATGAACAGATTCAAGGAGATAGCCGGCGCCCCAGCACCTGCTGAAAAGACCACTGGTGAGGCCGATGATAGCGCACCCAAAGCGAAAAAAGCCGGGACTACTGCTAGACGAAAGCCCCCCGGTGCTAAAGGTACCCCCAAAAAAGCGACTGAAACAAAACAAACTGAGGAGGTAAAGGAATCATGA
- a CDS encoding Endopeptidase Clp (KEGG: dev:DhcVS_617 ATP-dependent Clp protease, proteolytic subunit~PFAM: peptidase S14 ClpP), translated as MNDKLSATNIIPMVIESSSRGERSFDIYSLLLKERIVFLGTEINDQVANTIIAQLLFLDREDPDKDISLYIHSPGGVISAGLAIYDTIQLIRPKVSTICVGMAASMATVLLCAGAKGKRFALPNSTIHMHQAIGGARGQASDIVIQAKEITRLQDIIRDILAARTGQPLDKIIHDTDRDYYLNPVQAKEYGLIDDILKKPEDKTT; from the coding sequence ATGAATGACAAATTATCCGCAACCAATATAATTCCAATGGTCATCGAAAGCAGTTCTCGCGGGGAGCGCTCCTTCGATATTTATTCCTTGCTGTTGAAAGAAAGGATTGTGTTTCTGGGTACTGAAATCAATGACCAGGTTGCCAACACCATCATTGCCCAGCTTTTATTTCTGGACAGAGAAGACCCCGATAAAGATATCAGTCTTTACATACATTCGCCCGGTGGTGTCATTTCCGCTGGCCTGGCCATTTACGACACCATACAATTGATACGGCCAAAAGTTTCAACGATATGCGTTGGAATGGCCGCCAGTATGGCTACTGTGCTTTTATGTGCAGGTGCCAAAGGTAAACGATTCGCTTTGCCGAATTCCACCATCCACATGCATCAGGCCATCGGTGGAGCCAGAGGCCAGGCTTCGGATATTGTGATTCAGGCAAAAGAAATAACCCGTCTTCAGGATATTATCCGGGATATACTCGCTGCCCGCACCGGGCAACCTTTGGATAAAATCATTCATGACACAGACCGCGATTACTACCTGAATCCGGTTCAAGCCAAAGAATACGGCCTGATAGATGATATTCTGAAAAAGCCAGAGGATAAGACTACATAA
- a CDS encoding Sugar kinase ribokinase family-like protein (KEGG: deg:DehalGT_0608 PfkB domain protein), producing the protein MKLFDIIALGNPRYEEILVVDGKETFDHAMVNQSTRFNGGPSLNTIIALNKLGMSCGIVGEIGNDTIGEELLNDAHSLGIFTDLLKKRCSCPTDRAITVHNKATDIRQVYLETYNEDLQSDKINVESILRQTRLLHMAGMGSPEQVNHVEQLVGQSSEDVMLSLAVSSVEAKWGLSVFQNLISRADVLFVDKKSLEILCNTGWRKAVRICRNLGVGSLVLFLSCGEKETTIRKRGKAACINTYITDHEYECNIESAIRKWPNLIDTTGVQDIFAAGYLYGLLNGISLEQRGFVGDIVA; encoded by the coding sequence ATGAAACTATTTGATATTATTGCCTTGGGCAATCCCCGTTACGAGGAAATTCTGGTTGTGGACGGGAAAGAGACGTTTGACCATGCAATGGTCAATCAATCGACAAGATTCAACGGTGGCCCTTCTCTAAATACTATCATTGCATTGAATAAATTAGGCATGTCTTGTGGCATCGTCGGCGAGATAGGCAACGATACCATCGGCGAAGAACTTCTGAACGATGCCCATTCTTTGGGAATATTCACAGACCTTTTAAAAAAACGTTGTTCTTGCCCTACTGACCGGGCCATCACCGTTCATAATAAGGCAACGGATATTCGCCAAGTATATCTGGAAACGTATAACGAAGACTTGCAGAGTGACAAGATCAATGTTGAATCAATATTGCGACAAACCAGATTATTACATATGGCCGGGATGGGAAGTCCCGAACAGGTCAATCATGTGGAACAATTGGTGGGTCAGTCCTCAGAAGATGTTATGTTAAGTTTAGCGGTGTCATCTGTTGAAGCTAAATGGGGATTATCCGTATTCCAAAATCTGATCTCGCGGGCTGATGTCCTATTCGTGGATAAGAAGAGTCTGGAGATCCTATGCAATACTGGATGGAGGAAGGCTGTTAGAATATGTCGGAACCTTGGAGTAGGCAGTCTGGTGTTGTTTCTAAGCTGTGGTGAAAAGGAAACCACGATCAGAAAAAGAGGCAAAGCCGCGTGTATCAACACTTATATTACGGACCACGAGTATGAGTGTAATATTGAATCAGCCATTCGCAAATGGCCCAATCTCATCGATACAACCGGTGTCCAGGATATTTTCGCCGCCGGATATCTGTACGGTTTATTAAACGGGATATCCCTTGAACAACGAGGATTTGTGGGGGATATAGTGGCCTAG
- a CDS encoding formyl transferase domain protein (PFAM: formyl transferase domain protein~KEGG: deb:DehaBAV1_0647 folate-dependent phosphoribosylglycinamide formyltransferase PurN-like protein) has translation MYSIGWFSTAKGPGSRNLLKTVVKSIESGEIKAKIQFVFVSREPGESPETDKFIAMAESHRLPVCYLSSTRFRNQFKKNVKTSEGLDWRSAYDREIMRLLGEFPKTDINVLAGYMLIVSAEMCSAYDLINLHPAAPGGPTGTWQDVIWQLIDRGSTSSGVMMHLVTPELDKGPVISFCRYPIRHVGHIDDYWRTIECLSLKDIMTRYGEQNPLFREIRRHGMIRELPLMVSTIKALSEGAIRIENGLVYSQSGLLTGGYDLSKEIDRLVRTELDETI, from the coding sequence ATGTATTCCATTGGATGGTTCTCCACCGCCAAAGGCCCTGGTTCCCGTAATTTGTTGAAAACAGTAGTTAAGTCTATTGAAAGCGGCGAAATCAAGGCCAAAATACAATTTGTCTTCGTAAGCCGGGAACCTGGAGAGTCACCGGAAACTGATAAGTTCATTGCCATGGCGGAATCTCACCGTTTACCGGTTTGCTACCTGTCTTCCACGAGATTTCGAAATCAGTTCAAAAAGAATGTAAAGACGTCTGAAGGTTTGGATTGGCGTAGTGCCTATGACCGGGAAATAATGCGATTGCTTGGGGAGTTTCCCAAAACCGATATAAATGTACTGGCCGGCTATATGTTGATTGTATCAGCCGAAATGTGTAGCGCCTATGATTTGATCAATCTCCACCCAGCAGCTCCGGGCGGTCCGACAGGAACCTGGCAGGATGTCATCTGGCAACTTATCGACCGAGGCTCTACCAGTTCCGGTGTCATGATGCATCTGGTTACGCCTGAACTGGACAAAGGGCCCGTTATCAGTTTTTGTCGCTATCCCATCAGGCATGTAGGTCACATCGATGATTACTGGCGGACCATTGAATGTCTGAGCTTAAAAGATATTATGACCAGATATGGCGAACAGAATCCTTTGTTTAGGGAAATAAGGCGTCATGGAATGATACGGGAACTGCCCTTGATGGTCAGTACTATAAAAGCCTTAAGTGAAGGTGCCATACGGATTGAAAACGGGCTGGTATATAGTCAATCAGGATTGTTGACCGGCGGATATGATTTGAGCAAAGAAATTGACCGGTTGGTGCGTACGGAACTGGATGAAACTATTTGA
- a CDS encoding PHP domain protein (KEGG: dev:DhcVS_620 PHP domain protein~PFAM: PHP domain protein~SMART: phosphoesterase PHP domain protein) has translation MIKVDLHIHTFHSPDANTTFEELTSKCRQVGLDAIAIADHGTIEGALEFLETRPPFQVIVAEEILTHHGEIMGMFLKQTIPSGNSVEWTIKAIREQDGLICVPHPFDPVRSSALESRTLKNLAETQQIDVLEVMNARYMFKSSSRQAVKFAERYGLPKTAGSDAHSQGEIGSVYLKMPNFTNKAEFLEGLKKASHFGHNRSPLIHIGSMARKLTRKVKKP, from the coding sequence TTGATCAAAGTCGATCTGCACATACACACATTCCACTCCCCTGATGCCAATACTACCTTTGAAGAGTTGACGTCCAAATGCCGTCAAGTGGGACTGGATGCTATAGCCATTGCCGACCACGGTACAATTGAAGGGGCTCTGGAATTTCTAGAGACACGACCACCGTTTCAGGTAATAGTTGCGGAGGAAATTCTGACACATCACGGGGAGATTATGGGAATGTTTTTGAAGCAAACCATTCCTTCAGGCAATTCGGTCGAATGGACAATCAAGGCCATAAGGGAACAAGATGGATTGATCTGTGTTCCACACCCGTTCGACCCGGTAAGAAGCTCCGCTTTGGAGAGTCGCACATTGAAAAACCTGGCTGAAACACAACAGATAGACGTTCTTGAAGTGATGAACGCACGATATATGTTCAAATCAAGTTCAAGACAGGCTGTAAAATTCGCCGAACGTTATGGATTACCAAAAACCGCCGGCAGTGACGCTCACAGTCAGGGGGAAATCGGGAGTGTTTACCTCAAGATGCCGAATTTTACCAATAAAGCAGAGTTTCTTGAAGGTTTGAAGAAGGCGAGTCACTTCGGGCATAACCGTAGCCCTCTTATTCATATCGGGAGCATGGCTCGTAAATTGACGCGTAAAGTGAAAAAACCGTAG
- a CDS encoding peptidase M24 (KEGG: det:DET0715 M24 family metallopeptidase~manually curated~PFAM: peptidase M24; creatinase) has protein sequence MNRSKRICNLKSAMTEFGLDGILISRLENRVFLSGFDGSAGYLLISKSRNLVIIDFRYREQARQQSGEWYEIIEVSGKLSEWLPALMEQHGIDRMGLEGDTIPFIDYQEIITASKNTRKPVELVSATELLDRIRLIKDCDEIASIQRAVQATEQAMSFAIETAVLPGLTEKQIAWEIEKYVRENGGNTAFPIIVASGGNSAMPHAQPSQKVIEYGEPILIDLGVRLDGYCGDMTRTLCLGGQTDIFKNVYHTVYKAKQAAIRAVKSGMAAAEIDLTARKFIEDAGYGEYFKHSVGHGIGLAVHERPWLSGRSEDMIKDGMVFTIEPGIYIPDWGGVRLEDDYVLECGKIKALSGLEKRKGSN, from the coding sequence ATGAATCGTTCTAAACGTATATGCAATTTAAAAAGCGCCATGACCGAGTTCGGCCTTGATGGGATCCTGATATCCCGGCTTGAAAACAGGGTTTTTCTGTCAGGATTCGATGGGTCGGCCGGGTACCTGTTGATTTCCAAAAGCAGGAATCTGGTTATAATTGATTTCAGGTATAGAGAGCAAGCGCGACAACAAAGTGGCGAATGGTATGAAATAATTGAAGTATCCGGGAAATTATCCGAATGGCTTCCAGCCCTGATGGAACAGCACGGGATAGACAGAATGGGTCTGGAAGGCGATACTATTCCATTCATTGATTATCAGGAAATCATTACAGCATCGAAAAATACAAGAAAGCCGGTGGAACTGGTATCGGCAACCGAATTGCTTGACCGCATCAGGCTTATCAAAGACTGTGACGAAATAGCCTCAATCCAGCGGGCGGTACAGGCAACCGAACAGGCAATGTCTTTTGCCATAGAAACAGCCGTATTACCTGGTCTAACGGAAAAACAGATTGCCTGGGAAATAGAGAAATATGTTCGTGAAAATGGCGGTAACACGGCCTTTCCAATAATAGTTGCCAGCGGTGGTAACTCGGCTATGCCGCATGCCCAACCGTCACAAAAAGTAATAGAATACGGAGAGCCGATTTTGATCGACCTCGGCGTCAGGCTTGATGGTTACTGTGGTGATATGACCAGGACTTTGTGTCTTGGTGGACAAACCGATATATTTAAAAATGTGTACCACACTGTTTACAAAGCAAAACAGGCGGCTATCAGGGCTGTAAAGTCTGGTATGGCGGCGGCTGAGATCGACCTGACGGCACGGAAATTCATTGAGGACGCAGGATACGGTGAATATTTCAAACATAGTGTTGGACACGGGATTGGTCTAGCGGTACATGAAAGGCCTTGGTTAAGCGGGCGAAGTGAAGATATGATCAAAGATGGCATGGTCTTCACTATCGAGCCCGGAATATATATTCCCGATTGGGGCGGAGTGCGTTTGGAAGATGATTATGTTTTGGAGTGTGGTAAAATCAAGGCACTGTCCGGTTTGGAAAAAAGAAAGGGTTCTAATTGA